A segment of the Panicum hallii strain FIL2 chromosome 1, PHallii_v3.1, whole genome shotgun sequence genome:
GTCCATGTTGAGTTGTCAGTGAAGCTAAGGTTGCTGGTTGCCTTGTACTCAGGCTGTCACATTGCCCTCTGTACTGTTGGTAAGAAGGGATTAAAGCAGCCTGGGAGCATCAGAGTGGAGAGCTGGTTGAACACTGATGATGCGATGTGTACTTCTGTGGCTTCTGAGCAACAGATTCTTTCTGTCGGATGCAGTAGAGGTGTTGTTGAATTATATGATCTAGCTGAGAATATGCGTCATATACGAACGATTTCGTTGTATGATTGGGGGTAAGTCTCATATCAAATTTGTTTTACACAAACTAGTAGGACCTGTAGTGGTTTTTACATGGATACTTCTGACTGCCTGCCTAAAATTTCTGGTTGTTGATTACAAATTCTTGCTAAGTTGTGAGAAAATCCTGCCAGGCAGGTTGTTTGGATAAAAGACTTCATGCCATCCTGTGTTTAGGATTGATCATTTCATTTTTCCTGGAGTTATCGAATGCTTAGTATTTAATGAACCTTCTGTTGTTAAAGGTGTAATAACCATGTCAATTTACTCAGCACTACTTTTTGGTTATTCTATTGAAGCTGAGACATAACTGCTCTTTTTTCCTTCTTCCCTTTGGGTACAATATTTGTAGGTATTCAGTGGAAGATACTGGTCCTGTTGCCTGTATATCTTGGACACCTGACAATTGTGCTTTTGCAGTTGGATGGAAATTTAGGGGACTTACTGTATGGTCTGTGTCTGGATGTCGATTGATGTGTACTATTCGTCAAACTGGATCAAATTCCGCCTCTTCTCCAATGGTGAAACCTAGCGCTCTAAAATTTGAGCCTCTAATGGGAGGGACATCACACATTCAATGGGATGATAATGGATATAAGTTATTTGCTGTTGAAGAAAGCTTGTCAGAAAGGGTTCTTGCTTTCTCATTTGCCAAATGTTGCCTAAACAGAGGACTTTCAGGCGCAACGTATTCCCACCAGGTTCTTTATGGAGATGATCGAATCCTTTTGGTGCAACCGGATGATGCTGATGAACTGAAGCTATTGCATCTTAATGTTCCAGTTAAGTATTAGTTTCATATCCTTTGATTTATTGAGAGGTAAACAAGCTGTAAAATATGCTGTTTGATGATGCATGTTGTAATAATATATTATTTTTCGAAGCAGGTTTCCTACATTTCCCAGAACTGGCCAGTTCTACATGTAGTAGCAAGCAATGATGGTATGTACTTGGCAGTTGCTGGTTCTCATGGGCTAGTGCTGTATGATCTGCGAAATAAAAGGTGGCGTTTTTTTGGTGATGTTACACAAGAGCAAAAGATCCAATGCAAAGGCCTATTGTGGCTTGGAAAAATTGTTATTGTATGCAACTATGTTGAATCATCAAACACGTGAGTTCTCACTTTCATACCATCTTTGTTGCTATTCGTGTCTTGTAACTGCCTCGAAGGCTTGCCTTTTCTGGTTAAACATGGGATGCAGCTGTCTATATGGGTGTTTCTTGCATTGGACTATGTTTCCGGAAATACTAAATGAACAGTGGTTTTCTGCTTATATGTCAAAGTGTCGTATTCGATATTTCATTTTTTCCTTGGTGCTCCGACGCCTTTCTAATTATGATATATTTTTTCTTCACTATGAATTGTTATTTGACATTTGCCGATACCTGTGACATGTTTCTTTCTTTTGTCTCAGGTACGAGCTTCTCTTTTTTCCAAGATATCATCTTGATTATAGCTCCTTACTCTACCGGAAACCACTGCTTGGAAGGCCAATTGTCATGGATGTTTTCCAGGATTACATATTAGTTACCTACAGTCCATTTGATGTGCATATATTCCATGTGGTGATATTGGGAGAATTGTCACCTGCTAGCAATCCGGTTTTACAGGTAAGGTTCTTTATGAACAATTTGCAATCTCAATTAAGAATGTTTGCCAAATTCTCTCCATAAGTAGATAATTTTCATTCTTTATGAACAGCTTTCAACAGTGCGAGAACTTTCAATCATGAGTCCAAAGAGCCCACCTGTTTCAATGCGCTTCATTCCCGAACAACATGACAAAGGGGTGCTGAAACAGGATACTAATGGATCTTCTGGTTTTTCATCCGAGCAACCATCAAGGTACTTTTTACCCTAGATGTCACTCAATCCTTTTCTCCTTGGTTTTTATTGGGTTTGTTATGATATCAGATGTTTGATCTTGCGGACCAATGGTGAACTTTCTGTGCTGGACATGGATGATGGACACGAACACGCACTCACAAATTCAGTTGAACTCTTTTGGGTCACTTGTTCGCAATTTGAAGAGAAGGGTAGTCTTATTAAAGAGGTTTCATGGCTTGACTATGGTCATCGGGGCATGCAGGTTAGATTTAATCTTATTTTCTTGTACATATTTACTCCACCATAGGTTGATAGTTATTTTTCAAATGTCCCTTTGTACCCTTTTACACAAAGCTGGTTGCAGGTATGGTACCCATCGCATGGAGCAGATCCTTTTAAGCAAGAAGATTTCTTGCAGGTATAAGTTTCTATCTCAAGCTAGTTGTGAATCTATTGAGTTTTCTCACCTCCCTTTTGTGGAACTTATTGCAGTCATAATGTCTTCATACTCtactctccttttccttttacGTTGAAGACCATTTGATTATGATATTAAAAGATAGTTGTACATGTTCTCATGTGATTTTGTAGCTGGATCCTGAGCTTGAGTTTGATCGTGAGGTGTATCCTCTTGGTCTTCTTCCAAATGTTGGTGTGGTCGTTGGTGTTTCTCAAAGAATGTCCTTCTCAACTGCTGAGTTTCCATGCTTTGAGCCTTCACCTCAAGCCCAAACAATATTGCATTGCTTATTACGACATCTACTTCAGGTAAAATCTCCTTTCAATTGTTGATTATATCTCACATTTTCATTTGTATTCTAAGATGTTGTTTATTTAGAGAGAACATAGTCGGTTTTACAGAAGgcacctccccctccccctcatCTGTGGCTTAATGTCTAAATAAAAAGTCATTTTTGAAGTGGATATACAATTCTGATTCCTGGATTCGTTAAAAAAGTTAGCAATTGTGCCGCTCCTTTGGAACTTGCTAGGCCTAATGAAGGAATATGCTTCTTATTCAAAAAAGTTTCTAAGCATGAGAAAACAGTATACATGAGAAATGTGCGATATGTGCATTGCTTTGTGTAAGAAAGTTTTAATTTTCTTATGTATAGAAATTTGTTTCAGGCTATTTCATCTGTGTTGAATTATGTAGCACGACTATTTTCTTTGGCTCCTGATTGGCTGGGTCCAATTTTTTGGAAAATTTATTACATCATGAAATTCTGTACCCGATGGTGCTATCATGAGCTAATCGCATCAAGTTTTGTTTTAACTATTGGCATAAAATCATTTCCTGATGCCTATAAGTTAACTCCTATGTGAATTGTTTAAACTAGAGGGACAAGATTGAAGAAGCTTTGCGCTTGGCGAATTTGTCAGCAGAAAAACCTCACTTTTCACACTGTTTAGAGTGGCTTCTGTTTACCGTATTTGATGCAGATATATCAAGGTATTTTGTTTCTAGCTTGCTATGTTAACAAAGGCTGACATTGCTAGCTTGTACTCTGGTAAGTTCTTTTTGCCGAAATATCATAACACTATGTTTTAATTACAGGCCAAGTGCTTCAAAAAAACAGGTTCCACAAAAAGTTGATTATCCAAAGAAATCTCTTCTCGAGAAGACATGTGACCTACTGCGGA
Coding sequences within it:
- the LOC112885334 gene encoding RAB6A-GEF complex partner protein 1-like isoform X2, translated to MLLLFLFSDSFKLGCSVCSSEKPTAVVDALVFDPPSLRENSNARPAPCCTGNSSIVHVELSVKLRLLVALYSGCHIALCTVGKKGLKQPGSIRVESWLNTDDAMCTSVASEQQILSVGCSRGVVELYDLAENMRHIRTISLYDWGYSVEDTGPVACISWTPDNCAFAVGWKFRGLTVWSVSGCRLMCTIRQTGSNSASSPMVKPSALKFEPLMGGTSHIQWDDNGYKLFAVEESLSERVLAFSFAKCCLNRGLSGATYSHQVLYGDDRILLVQPDDADELKLLHLNVPVSYISQNWPVLHVVASNDGMYLAVAGSHGLVLYDLRNKRWRFFGDVTQEQKIQCKGLLWLGKIVIVCNYVESSNTYELLFFPRYHLDYSSLLYRKPLLGRPIVMDVFQDYILVTYSPFDVHIFHVVILGELSPASNPVLQLSTVRELSIMSPKSPPVSMRFIPEQHDKGVLKQDTNGSSGFSSEQPSRCLILRTNGELSVLDMDDGHEHALTNSVELFWVTCSQFEEKGSLIKEVSWLDYGHRGMQVWYPSHGADPFKQEDFLQLDPELEFDREVYPLGLLPNVGVVVGVSQRMSFSTAEFPCFEPSPQAQTILHCLLRHLLQRDKIEEALRLANLSAEKPHFSHCLEWLLFTVFDADISRPSASKKQVPQKVDYPKKSLLEKTCDLLRNFPEYMDVVVSVARKTDGRHWADLFSAAGRSTEMFEECFQRRWYRTAACYILVIAKLEGPAVSQYCALRLLQATLDESLYELAGELVRFLLRSGRDFENATADSEKLSPRFLGYFLFRSPYKRQSSDLKSNSMKELSPHIASVMNILESHASYLMSGKELSKLVAFVKGTQFDLVEYLQRERLGSARLENFASALELIGQKLQMDTLQSRLDAEFLLAHMCSVKFKEWIVVLATLLRRAEVLVDLFRHDLRLWKAYSVTLQSHDVFREYLDLLNMLEEQLSSVSDVTLQNGPLS
- the LOC112885334 gene encoding guanine nucleotide exchange factor subunit Rich-like isoform X1, with protein sequence MYLAYGWPQSIPLDPDDSDRVVLLRVLGRLLLAVCPASLHLWSAAQHRVRLARFDRSPDSLAAHGQNAHAVWSPDAKTVAVLTSSFYLHIYRVQLSGKPLIVGGKQLPGLCLASISLIITEKVPLANGVAITSNFVCDSKSMLLGLSNGHVQVVSWNAEFSDSFKLGCSVCSSEKPTAVVDALVFDPPSLRENSNARPAPCCTGNSSIVHVELSVKLRLLVALYSGCHIALCTVGKKGLKQPGSIRVESWLNTDDAMCTSVASEQQILSVGCSRGVVELYDLAENMRHIRTISLYDWGYSVEDTGPVACISWTPDNCAFAVGWKFRGLTVWSVSGCRLMCTIRQTGSNSASSPMVKPSALKFEPLMGGTSHIQWDDNGYKLFAVEESLSERVLAFSFAKCCLNRGLSGATYSHQVLYGDDRILLVQPDDADELKLLHLNVPVSYISQNWPVLHVVASNDGMYLAVAGSHGLVLYDLRNKRWRFFGDVTQEQKIQCKGLLWLGKIVIVCNYVESSNTYELLFFPRYHLDYSSLLYRKPLLGRPIVMDVFQDYILVTYSPFDVHIFHVVILGELSPASNPVLQLSTVRELSIMSPKSPPVSMRFIPEQHDKGVLKQDTNGSSGFSSEQPSRCLILRTNGELSVLDMDDGHEHALTNSVELFWVTCSQFEEKGSLIKEVSWLDYGHRGMQVWYPSHGADPFKQEDFLQLDPELEFDREVYPLGLLPNVGVVVGVSQRMSFSTAEFPCFEPSPQAQTILHCLLRHLLQRDKIEEALRLANLSAEKPHFSHCLEWLLFTVFDADISRPSASKKQVPQKVDYPKKSLLEKTCDLLRNFPEYMDVVVSVARKTDGRHWADLFSAAGRSTEMFEECFQRRWYRTAACYILVIAKLEGPAVSQYCALRLLQATLDESLYELAGELVRFLLRSGRDFENATADSEKLSPRFLGYFLFRSPYKRQSSDLKSNSMKELSPHIASVMNILESHASYLMSGKELSKLVAFVKGTQFDLVEYLQRERLGSARLENFASALELIGQKLQMDTLQSRLDAEFLLAHMCSVKFKEWIVVLATLLRRAEVLVDLFRHDLRLWKAYSVTLQSHDVFREYLDLLNMLEEQLSSVSDVTLQNGPLS